A stretch of DNA from Dioscorea cayenensis subsp. rotundata cultivar TDr96_F1 chromosome 4, TDr96_F1_v2_PseudoChromosome.rev07_lg8_w22 25.fasta, whole genome shotgun sequence:
attatgtttagataagtttgttagtttgaatctgtttagtttcttggtggctaagtaacttagtttgaattcagttatcaatataaatataaaagatagaaatgCGGGGAGTTGAGATTGACCGTGTCAAaaatattctcttcttctttgattgctctttgtgtttttttctctgttttttcctAACACATACAACTCAAagctttatttgatttttgacaTTCTATGATGCTGGTGGGGATACCATAGGCTTGTTTAAATTAGCTTGAAAAAAAAGTATGTTTTTCAGTTTGGTAGAaggacttttaaaaaaagtgcttattAAAGTAAATTAAGTGTTTATctgtatttttatgtttggataagtTAATGTAGaaatacttttatatatgtgaaggtatttggatttgcatccatgAAAGCactttttcaatatcaaattactaaaatgggcattcattgagttattataatatatcaaCTATTATGCATTGAAaatatagtaatttttattgataatgataataacaacactaataataataacgatgataataataataataataataacgatGATAATAATGGGGTTGTGAAAAGATTGGGGAaaattctttatttcataaggTTAACTCAGTAATTTCATAACCCAAAACAACTTCTGAAAAATGTTTTTCCCAAAAGCACCACATGATcagtttatgaaaaaaacagtatttcactttttttttgagCTTCTGCTTCTGCtgaaaagccaatacaaacatgTTTTAttgaacccagaagtgcttaatatatatataaacactttTGGCCTTCCCAGAAGCCAATCCAAATAAGTCCCATATGGAGGAACAAATCCAACATGATTCATAGTTTTCTTTTCCCCTCCCTACTCTTCTGAAATTTTGAATCAATATGATCATACTTGAGATGGTGTCCATCATGCTCCTCCATTAACCCACCATCCCAGCCCAACAAATGGTTGCTCTTCATCCGCTAGTGGTTGGagcttcatctttcttggtgtTCATCTATGTATTATGTGAAGGATGGGGAAGAAGAAAGACATTGACGTGGCGTTCTTTTGTTGACATGGACAACTTAAATGACGTGGCCATTTGCTGATGTGCCATAGGTGAGCTGCTTGTGATTTTTTGGTGGCCACATTAGCGAATTTGATCTAGTTACTCGTTGGTAATCTTcaagagaaataaatttaaagatgaCCAGTTGAGTAATCATGTAGAtgcaaattaaaatttgatgaccaaaataaaataagactaAAGTTGAGTGACCTACCAAAAAATAAGTAGTTTGTACCTCCATTTTACTGAGTGACCTGGCCATTGACTTTACCAAGAACTTTGCCacatttgttaatatttatatacatcCCTTTAAACACACCAagttatcatttttaaaatttttaaagcatTTAAAATGATAACTTGGTGTGTTTAAagggatgtatatatatatatatatatatatatattagatttcatatatgttaaataaaaattatcaaatattttagattatacatatattattggcaaatatttttaaatttggtaaattaaataactatattaattaatgtcaaaattaatattagtattaataataaacatatcataatatttattttatttaataaaagtttttaCCAAAACAAATTAACAAGATCAAACCccaaggctttttttttaaaaaaaatattacaaaaaaaaatatttactaaattagcATGTGTGGAAAACGGTAAAACTTTCCccattttcagctttttttaattttttttattttaaaatatagaaaacgggAGACACTCTCgcgttttcaaaatttttaaattttttttaatcaataaaaatgaaaacgggagagtaactcccgttttccttttttttattttaaaaaaactcatgtaGCTGCTGTtaggttttaaaaatattctttttatataattaattattaattaaaaaataatcgttgatatatatatattaatcttttatttttttaaaaaaaactacgaATCTCGAAAAATATTCGAAATAAAACGGTCAAAGTTGCAccagtaattaattaatacaaaataggaTGGTTAAATTTATAACGGTAAGTagttagtacaaagtaggacggtcaaacctacaccattagtaattaacacaaagtagggctgtcaaacctgcaccggttaATAATTACTACAAAGTAGGACAATGAAAGGTGCACTGGTCAGTACTTAGCATAAAGTATTTCAATTAAACCTGCACAGGTCAGTAATTGGTATAAAGTAGTTTGGTCAAACTTGTATCGGTAATTATTTAGGACAAAGTAggatggtcaaacctgcacctgtcagtgattagcacaaagtacgtaggtcaaacctgcaccggtcagtaattagttcaaagtaagttggtcaaacctacaccgatcagtaattagcacaaagtaggacagtCAAACTTGCACatgtcagtaattagtacaaagtatgtcgatcaaacctgcaccggtcagtaattaacacaaagtaagacgatcaaacctgcaccggtcagtatttagcacaaagtaggtcggtcaaacctgcatccgttattaattagtacaaagtaggtcaCTCAAACCTCCACCAGCCAATAATTAGTATAAAGTAGATTGGTTAAAGCTGCACCGGTcagtgattagcacaaagtccgcaggtcaaacctgcaccagttAGCACAAAGTATGcctgtcaaacctgcaccactcagtgattgggacaaagcaggatagtcaaacctgcaccagttAGCACAAAGTATGttagtcaaacctgcaccactcaGTGATTGGGACAAAGTAGAACAGTCAAACCTACACTAGTCGAGACAAAAGTACGCCCTGATCAAACCTGCACCGCTCAGTGATTAGGACAAAGTACgacagtcaaacctgcaccagttAGTACTTAGCACAAAATAGGTTGGTCAAATCTGCACCAATCAGTAATTAGGACGGTCACTTGTATTGGTTTACTCACTCACTCACccatacttcttcttcttgtcttcaacaATGGCAGAGACTTCACTTGTATTGGTTTACTACAATGGTTCAATCATTGCTAGTGAAGACACAATTATATTTTCGTCGgaggatcaatcatatttttatgtcgAAGACGACATCTCTtacgaaaatttaaagagatcCATTGAAGAAAGCATTGAGACTGCTGATAACCAAGGAGTTTCATGTATCAAATATCGGCTCCCAATTTCTTCAGGATCCGGTAAGATTTGCTATCGGTCATTCAAATTGTGTAATGACCGAGATGTTCGGATGATGTTCGACTGccacaaaagaaatcaagatattGGCATTATTGAATTGTACGTGGAGTTCAGCACTGCAACTTTCGAGGGTGCTCCTTCCCAACAACAAACCGCCCAGATGACGAAGTTCAACGCAATTTGAGACGGGAGAGGATTTCATCACCATGCCAAGTTAATGAACCTGAACGGCTCTCTACGGAGTGGAAGGCACAAGATGATCCACCAcccaataattattttactaattcacaACATCTACAAGGCGAAACAAGTTCTTTTCATGATACTCATGAAACCGAATTCGGCCAGTATGGCCGATCCAGTGGAGACGATGAGGACGATGATGGTGACAGCTTTGgggaagacattgaagcaagTGTTGATGCCTTTCAATTAGAAGAATGCACCCACctgaaaaatgagaatgaattataatttcaatgtattataattaaagtGTAAAATGAATCATCAGTTTAATTTGCTCTCACCTACGAGCCAGAGGAAAGGATACGATAGCACGGGTTCGAGGGGATATACTTGAAATCCTGTACCATGCCCATGATTGAAGTAATATCATAGATCCactgatatttttcatatccttGTTGGATGCACGGCATAAAGACCTGTACAGGGTTGCTAGTCATGCTGAACCCCAATTGTATATTCCTGCTTCTGTAAAATCCCTCAGAAGTGGTGACCACTTCAGATGAACCCTGTTCTGAGACATATCTGGCATGAGGACACAACCAATAAGCCTTAGGATATAGGCACGTGCATAACATTCTATCTGTTGTTAACCTACATCATATGACAGCATGCCAAATGTTTCCTCAAAGCCACGTGAGAGTTATACTCTGACCTTTCCTTTGCTTCGCCGGTGGGACCACTCCGAGCAACTCTGCACAAATAACACTTCCTAAGCCGAAAGTCTGCCCGATGACTTTGTGGCGGTTAATGGGTAAGCCAAGTAATAGTGCCACATCTTCCAACGTGATTGTTGTCTCACCGCATGTAAGGTGGAATGTGTGTGTTTCAGTCCGCCATCTCTCCACTAATGTGCTCACAAGAGCGGCATTAATTCagaaattaagaatttgagccGCATGATAGATACCGGCTTCTCTTAAAAGGCCTATGATTTGTGGAGGAGGCTCTGCGATAGACACATGTCTACACCTAAGAACCCGATcataatcaatttcatattaaatggaaaaataaaataggttgacttgaaaaaaatataagacacgaaaaaaattataaatccgAACATATGCcatcgaaaaattaaatatgattgaagagtaaaccataaacattggtgtgctaataatatactaggttatctaaataaacacgCTTCAtccataatataacaattattaatacaataaaaaattaacctaataatatactaggttatttaaaataatgacttaatacaattattaataaaaaaatagcctaataatatattaggttatctaaataaagatgcttcaaggttaatataacaattattaatacaataattaattatgacataataaaattattcataaaacctaatgacataataaaattattaataataaacaaaattacctaaaaatgtagtgggttatctaattaaacatgattggggtgctaataagataattattaatacaattaataattatgatataatataattattaatataaaataatgacttaatacaattattgataaaaaataaccgaataatatattaagttatctaaataaacattcatcgaggttaatataataattattaatacaataattaattatgacataataaaattattcataaaacctaatgacataatacgattattaataataaaaaaaattactctcaaaatatagtgggttatctaattaaacatgattggggtgctaataagataattattaatacgattaataattatgatataatacaattattaataaaaaataaccaaataatatactaggttatctaagtaAATATGTTTCGAggttaacaattattaatacaataattaattatgacataatgcaattattaataaaaaaattatcctaaaaatatagtgcgttatctaattaaacatgcttcggccgctaataagataattattaatacgattaataattataacataaaaaattattatgtgaaactaatgtcttaatataattattaataaataattaatttcaacgTTAGAAATCCCGTACACGTGTAAATAGAAAACACCCAAAACAACCGCACAATTAGAACttgaaataagataaaaataggGGAAAATGAGAATGGAGGGGGAGATGGTATGAAATGGGAAGTGGGTAttatataagaaataataataataaaataattcaacggaTAAATTTATATCCGTTACTAAAGTGGCTATTACTCAgtgttgtttttttgctttttaataaaaGCATTGGTGAAGAAGCCAAAGAgtgaagaatatttttaaaagttaacaGCAACCAACCAAGGAGAGCAATATCCATTTGaggcttttttaaaataaaaaaaaaggaaaacaggaGTTACTCTCcggtttcatttttatttattaaaaaatttaaaaaattatgaaaacgggagagtttctcctgttttcataattttttaattaaaaaaaataaaaaaactatttttatattttaaaaaaaaataaaaaaactgaaaaacggGAAAAGTTTTCTATGTTTCACTGACCTcagtatttttggtaaataatcccaaacatacataatttaataaatatttttttaatatttaaaaaaaaagaatgatgatCCATCGTGGCGACTGACGGGAGGCATCATTCCTTCTTCCACTGTTTCGATCAATggccacatatatatatactcagcAACACTCCATCCCTCAAACACACCGACTTCGAGATCGGAAATGGCGGAGCTATTGGAGACCTACGCCTGCGTCCCCTCCACTGAGAGGGGCAGAGGGATCCTCATCTCCGGCGATCCCAAATCCGACTCCATCGTCTACTGCAACGGCCGCTCCGTCATCATCCGCAGTCTCAGCTCCCCTCTCGAGGCTTCCATCTATGGGGAGCACGCTTACCAGGCTACTGTTGCGAGATTCTCCCCCAATGGTGAGTGGGTCGCCTCCGCTGATGTCTCCGGCACTGTGCGGATCTGGGGGCGCCATGGTGACCGCGTCCTGAAGAACGAGTTTCGTGTTCTCTCTGGCCGTATTGATGATCTCCAGTGGTCTCCTGACGGGCAGCGGATCGTCGCGTCTGGCGATGGGAAAGGGAAGTCATTTGTCCGCGCCTTCATGTGAGACGCTTAAATCCCTCTTTAAATCATCTTGAGCTCATGATCTGATCtgtttcttattgtttttcGCGAGATTGTAGATTTTTAGCTTTTTTGCCTTTGATTTGCATGTGAATCTTAttggttttatttcttttttgagtATTCAAATGCAAAATTATTGTTTGCCAGAATGGTACCGATTGTATGTATTTGTTCTGTCAGATTTAGCATTTGAATGTGGCTTTTTTTATCCtgaaaaatcctttttttcctaCTCATACTAAGGAATAACCCCATGGTAATGTCTTTCTATAGTTCTCACCTTTTTATACCTTGTGTGGTGGTCTGAACAAGGTACAATGATCCCAAAGTTGATGCATTCTTCTTGTAGGTGGGACTCTGGAAGTAACGTTGGAGAGTTTGATGGGCATTCAAGGCGTGTTTTAAGTTGTGCATTTAAGCCCACTAGACCATTCCGCATTGCAACATGCGGAGAAGATTTCTTAGTGAACTTCTATGAAGGACCACCATTTAGATTTAAGCTATCTCAGAGGTTTGCTGCTATGCTTTTTGTATGAACTGAAGAGAGGCATGGGATTTTTAATTCCTAGATTAAATGATGAAAGTTTTGCTTGACACTGCAGGGAGCATTCTAATTTTGTCAACTGTGTGCGATTTTCTCCTGATGGAAGTAAGTTCATCACTGTAAGTTCGGATAAGAAGGGTATAATCTATGATGCGAAGACTGGAGAAAAAATGGGGGAGTTATCTGCGGCAGATGCACACAAAGGAAGCATATATGCTGTTAACTGGAGTCCTGACAGTAAACAGGTGAATGGTTAAACTTTTATTAGCTGTCACCACAAACTTGAATTGAATTGACAAACTTTTATTAGCTATCAATCTAGTGTTCACCCGTTAGAGTTCACCCAGTAGAAAATTATGTGCAAGTTTTAAGTTTTTCTTCGTTATTATTTACATATGGTGGATGCGGtaaattataactttttgtTGCTACAAAAAATTTCATGTCTCTGTTTAATTACGGTAATCATAGTCGACTACTTCTCTGGTTAATTTTCGCTttggatatattttttctaGCCTTCAAAATTTAGTTGTTAAGTGAAATGTTTAGTTGTTTGCTCAGCTATAAATTCACTTGAATGGAAGAGCTTCCGTATTAGGGAAACATTTTTGTGTGCCTTAAAGAAGATTGTGCCGTAGATTACATATCTGGTTGAAAGGAGTATCTCTGTATGCCCGTGTTGAGATGGCTATGGCGTGGTATTTAAGCATTTCATCATGTCATTCCTTAAAAACTCTTTCACTTGATATTGCTTCTTGCAACCCAGTAGATTCTTCAGTCAGTGAAAGTTtgtttttgtgacaaaaaaaacatttcatgcTAATATATATCCCATTCAGGTCCTTACAGTATCTGCTGACAAAACTGCAAAAGTGTGGGAAATTATGGATGATGGAAATGGGAAGCTTAACAGAACATTGGAATGCCTTGGTTCAGGCGGAGTGGATGACATGCTAGTTAGCTGCCTCTGGCAAAATGACCATCTAGTCACTGTTTCTCTTGGTGGAACCATTAATATATTCTCAGCCAGTGATCCAGAGAAAACAGTGACAACATTTTCCGGCCATATGAAAAGTGTTTCTTCTTTAGCCTTTCTTCATCAAAGTGGGCAAAAGATTATCTTATCCAGCAGCTATGATGGTTTAATTGTGAGATGGATGCAGGGTGTAGGATATGTTGGTAAGCTACAGAGGAAGGATAGTACTCAAATTAAATGTTTTGCAGCAGTTGAAGAAGAACTTGTTACCTCTGGGTTTGACAATAAGGTGAATACTGCTTTATACCTTGCTGATTCAGAatgattttttaacataatgatTTCATTTGTTTCTGTTAATGTGTGCGCTTGTGGAAGCTTGTTATATGTTTAGACATTGCAAGTTGcattctttgtttggtttgaacTGTCATTGCAACTGCCTTAGTCTTTAGGTGCAGGGAAGGTTCTGCTCTCATCAGAGTAGATGCAAATTATTTGCTTTTTCCCCTTGGAAAATTATGACACCAATACCAGCTACCGTGTTCTTTTGCATGAATGCTCTGTCTGCAATTGGCGTGTTCACCCTGGCATTAAGGCTTCCTTCCTGAATCTCTCCTTGGCTAGGTTGATGGCAACGCTCATCACCACACCAGTAAAGTTATCCTCAATTCTCCATGCAATCCATCATGCCTCACGGTTTAAAATTTGGAACCTGCGTGCAATTAAACTGCCCATGAATGTGACCACCTGGTCATTGTCTAGTGTTATGAAACATGGCTAGAGATCTCAATctttataaattgaaattatatgatttaaatatctaggaaaaaattcatttttttccttaagaCTTATGTTTTTCTGattgaaagttcttgttatGATGAGGTATGGAGAATTCCATTAAATGGAGATAAATGTGGAGAAGCTGTACATGTTGATGTTGGTTCTCAGCCGAAAGATTTAAGCCTTGCAGTTAAATTTCCTGAAGTTGCTTTGGTTTCAACTGACTCTGGACTTGCCATTCTACGTGGTTCAAAACTAGCATCAAGCATTAAAGTTACATATGTTGTGACTGCATCAACAATTTCTCCTGATGGAGCTGAGGCCATTGTGGGTGGTCAAGATGGAAAGTTGCATATATATAGCATTGCGGAAGATGTTCTGACTGAGGAATCAGTGCTTGAGAAGCATCGAGGTGCAATTACTGTTATACGCTATTCTTCTGACGCTTCCATGTTTGCTTCAGCTGATGCCAATCGGGAAGCTGTGGTATGGGACCGCATGACACGTGAGGTATTATCATGGCCTTAttgtttttaacatttttacatttttagcTTAACGGCATGTATTTCACATCTAACATCACTGAGCCCTTCTAATGTCTAAATTCTAAATTGACTTTATTTGTTTTCCATTGTCATGCTATCATAATATCACCAATTTAATTTTCTGAATAACCATTTTGAGGTTGGCTACATTTCGTAGGTCAATTGATTTATCAAACTTGATAATGACTTGTGATCATCAGAGTATGCCAAACTTCTATTCTATGCACATGTAAATGCAGTTATTAATCTAGATTGATCTTCTACGATTGTGCTTTATGTCAGTTAACATTTGCAAGTTAAATCTAGTGTTCTCATCTGTTTTGATGGAAAAGCCGTCATCTTAAGCATATGATCATTGAGATAAGAATATATTACTTCTCTTGCAATCCAAATAGTGTAATGCAACTAACTACATGGACTGACTACCCCATTTGCCatgtttttatgtttgtattttgtttttgtctctCTTTTGCAGATAATATTTACTTTGCTTTATCTTCATGCATgttgtttctcttttttgtcAAATCTCTTGAGAATCTCTAACTTAACAACATCATATGAACAGGTCAAATTAAAGAACATGCTCTACCACTCTGCCCGTATCAACTGTCTAGCATGGTCTCCCGATGGCCGCATGGTTGCTACTGGATCTCTAGACACATGCGTGATCATTTATGATGTAGACAAGCCAGCATCAAATCGGATAACCATCAAAGGAGCACACCTCGGAGGAGTTTATGGACTAGCATTCTGCGATGAGAACAGTATCATTAGTTCAGGGGAGGACGCATGCGTGCGTGTGTGGAGATTACTCCAGCAAtgagtgtttttttcttttttacttttgttttaaagttttcAAACTAATAAGCTGTTTGCATCTCTGCTTCCATTCTGTAATTTTTGCTATTTAGGTGTGGCTATTAATGAACTACTTGAAAGGTTagtgtgtgtgtttgtattAAATCCTTTGGATTTCCAATCCCATTGTTTGCAAATTTCCACAAAAACTCAGTAAATGTTCTCTATTTATTGTTAGTCTTCGGACTTGTACAAATTATGCAGGGGGGACCATTGGATGACAAACATCAATTTATGGATAAGATTTTCTACTGGTCAATTATCCTTGGGACCAAGTTCTTGTTGAAAAAGCTTACTTCTCTATTGGAATTTTGCTTGCACGAGTACTCAAACAGTTAAAGTCATAGGAtccttttcatcattttatGCAAATTATGTCAACATGAAACTTGTGGTTCTTGCTAATCCTTT
This window harbors:
- the LOC120258090 gene encoding actin-interacting protein 1-2 — protein: MAELLETYACVPSTERGRGILISGDPKSDSIVYCNGRSVIIRSLSSPLEASIYGEHAYQATVARFSPNGEWVASADVSGTVRIWGRHGDRVLKNEFRVLSGRIDDLQWSPDGQRIVASGDGKGKSFVRAFMWDSGSNVGEFDGHSRRVLSCAFKPTRPFRIATCGEDFLVNFYEGPPFRFKLSQREHSNFVNCVRFSPDGSKFITVSSDKKGIIYDAKTGEKMGELSAADAHKGSIYAVNWSPDSKQVLTVSADKTAKVWEIMDDGNGKLNRTLECLGSGGVDDMLVSCLWQNDHLVTVSLGGTINIFSASDPEKTVTTFSGHMKSVSSLAFLHQSGQKIILSSSYDGLIVRWMQGVGYVGKLQRKDSTQIKCFAAVEEELVTSGFDNKVWRIPLNGDKCGEAVHVDVGSQPKDLSLAVKFPEVALVSTDSGLAILRGSKLASSIKVTYVVTASTISPDGAEAIVGGQDGKLHIYSIAEDVLTEESVLEKHRGAITVIRYSSDASMFASADANREAVVWDRMTREVKLKNMLYHSARINCLAWSPDGRMVATGSLDTCVIIYDVDKPASNRITIKGAHLGGVYGLAFCDENSIISSGEDACVRVWRLLQQ